From the genome of Corallococcus macrosporus DSM 14697:
GGAGGCGTACGAGGCGGGCAAGCCGGCCTACTTCGCCACCCCGCCGGTGAACCTGGTGGCCGCGCTGGACGTGAGCCTGGGGCAGATTCTGGCCGAGGGCCTGGACGCCCGCTTCGCCCGGCACCAGCGCATGGCGCGGGCCTTCCGCGCGGCGTGGAAGGCCATGGGCCTGCGCCTGCTGCCCACCTCCGCCGCCGTGGCCGCCAACACGCTGAGCGCCGTGTACTACCCGGACGGCGTGGACGCGGCGCTGGTGGGGGGGGTGAAGGGGCAGGGCGTCGTCGTGGCCGGGGGCCTCCACCCGGACCTCAAGGCGCGCTACTTCCGCGTGGGCCACATGAACCGCGTGGGGCCCGCGGACGTCCTATCCACGGTGGGCGCCCTGGAGCGCGCGCTCCTCGCCGCGGGCCACCGCTCGGAGCCCGGCGCCGCCGTGGCCGCCGCGCAGGCGTCCCTGATCGCGGGCTGAACCCGCGCCCCGGCGTCCGCCCCATCCGTTGGCTGGCGGATGCTCCTCTCGTCCCGCGGGGCGAACCGGGTTTGATTCGACAGTATCGGAAAAATATGCGACTGTTGGCTTCCCGGAAGTGGGGGGAATCCTGGGAGCCCGGAAGCATCCGCGAAGTGAGGTGGCGGTGTGTTCCCCGGGCGCCCTGTGAGGGCCCCTCGGGGAGATGAGCATGTACGCGGGTTACGAATCGAACGCCGGTGGTGGCGCGGCCTGGGAGCTGGAGCTTCGGCGTCTGGCGGCCACCGACGACGACATGGCGCGTGGGATGTTCTTCCAGGGCACGCTGGACGTGGTGGGTTTCCTGGGGGGAGAGGGCGCCGTGGCCCGCTGCAAGGGCGTGGCCGGCATCTGGGAAATCAACCTCCTCCACATGTACCCCATCACCCGGTTCCTCCGGATGTCGTCCACGGCGGCGCGGCTGCTGGCCCCCCAACTGGATGGCTTCGAGGGCGTGCTGCGCCGCATGGGGACGCAGGCCACGGTGGACTTCGTGGCGTCCGTCTTCGGGCGGGAGCTGATGCGCACGGCCAGCGGCAAGCCGCGGCTGCTGTTGCAGTCGCTGGGGGAGGCCTACCTCGAGGCGGTGACGTACGGGGAGCGCTACCCGGTGTGGACGGGGGAGACGAGCGCCCGCTTCATCATGCGGCGCGACTTCATGCCCGCCGCGTACCACGAGGGCGTGCTGCACGGCGTGCTGGAGGCGGTGGGCGCGCGCGAGGTGCGGGTCCAGGGCCGCCAGGTGGGGCTGCTCGACAGCGAATACGAGCTGTCCTGGAAGTAGGCCGGCGAGCGCCCGGCGCGCGGGTGGCTGGGGTCTGGGGGCATCGGCGGCGCCGCATGGCCCGTGCGCATGATGGGAGGTGCCCACCGCGTCGTTCCGGGGACCTTCGCATTGGCCGACTCCGACCCTCAGCGGTACCGGCGCCTGCTGCTGCGCTCCATGGCCCTGCCGGCCGCCCTGGCGCTGCTGCTCGCCGGGCTGCTCTTCTGGCAGGTGAGCGCGCTGCTCGCCGCGAACAGCGCGGCCGCCAGCTCGGACGCCGTGCTCGCGGACGCGGTGCGGGTGCGCCAGTTGCTCGTGGACCGCGAGACGGGCGTGCGCGGCTTCCTGCTCACCGGTGAGCCCGTGTTCCTGAGCGCGCTGGCCCGCGAGGTCGCCGCCGAGCTGGCGCGCGCCGAGCCGGGCCGGGACACCACGTTCGACATCGCCCCGGGAATGACGACGCGCGGCGACGCGCGCCTGCTGCGTGTCGTCCTGGAAAACCTGCTCGGCAACGCCTGGAAGTTCACCAGCCAGCGCTCGGGCGGCCACATCGCGTTTTTCGTCACCTCGGGTGTGGGGCGTCCCCGTTACTGTGTGCGGGACAACGGCGTGGGGTTCGACATGGCGTACGCGGGAAAGCTCTTCACCCCCTTCCAGCGGTTGCATCAGGTGGGGGAGTTCCCCGGCACGGGGATAGGCCTGGCGACAGTGCAGCGCATCATTCATCGCCACGGCGGCGACCTCTCCGTGGAGGCGGCGCCGGGCGTCGGGGCCGCGTCCTGTTTCGCGCTGGAGGTCGCGCAGCCATGAGCGGCGGCGAGCGGCCCATCCTGTTGGTTGAGGACAACCCGGACGACGTGGACCTCACGCTGCGGGCCTTCAAGCGGGCCGGTGTGTCGCGGCGGGTGGACGTGGTGACGGACGGGGTCGAGGCGCTCGACTACCTGTTCTGCCGAGCGGGCCACGCGGCGCGCGCGGGCCAGCCGCCGCCCGCGGTGGTGCTGCTGGACCTGAAGCTGCCCCGGCTGGACGGACATGAGGTGCTGCGCCACATCCGCGCGGACCCGCGCACGCGGCTGTTGCCGGTGGTCATCCTCTCCTCGTCGGTGGAGGAGGAGGACGTGGTGCGGGGCTACGGCGGCGGCGCCAACAGCTACGTGCGCAAGCCGGTGAGCTACACGGAGTTCGTGGAGGCCGCGCGCCAGCTCGGCTTGTACTGGCTGGCGCTGGACCACGGCGCGCCCGTGGAGCCCTTCCCCGGAGCACGGGGATGAGGCCGGTGCGGGTGCTGGTGGTGGAGGACAACCCGGACGACGAAGTGCTCATGCTGCGCGAGCTGCGCCGCGCCGGCTTCCTGCCGGAGACCCGCCGGGTGCAGTCCGCGGAGTCGCTGCGGGCGGCGCTCGTGGAGCAGGACTGGGACATCATCCTCTCCGACTTCTGCATGCCGCGCTTCACCGCGCTGGAGGTGCTGAAGGTGCTGAAGGCGACGGGGCTGGACATCCCCGTCATCGTCGTGTCCGGCAGCATTGGTGAAGACGAGGCCGTGGAGGCGATGAAGGCGGGGGCGCGGGACTACTTCGCCAAGGGCCGGCTGACGCGGCTGGCCGCGGCGGTGGAGCGGGAGCTGGCGGAGGCGCGGGCCCGCCGGGAGCGCGCCCGGGCGGAGCTGGACCGCGGGCTGCTGGCGCAGGCCAGCGAGGTGCTCGTCGAGCCGCTGGATTTGGAGGAGCGCCTGTCGCGGCTGGCCTGGGTGCCGGTGCCCCGGGTGGCGGACCTGTGCGTCATCTTCCTGCACGAGGAGCGGCGCGGCGGCCTGCGCATCAGCGCGGTGGCGCACCGGGACGAGGCCATCCGGTCCCACCTCTGGGAGATGGACCGGCGCTTCCCGCTCACGTCCGCCGTGGAGGCCGGGCCACTGCGCGTGCTGTCCACCGCCGAGCCGGAGCTGGTGGTGGACCTCCAAGCGGCCCGGGTGTCCGTCACCTCCAGCCCGGAGCACCAGCGGGCGTTGGACGCGCTGGGGCTCCGTTCGGCGCTGAGCGTGCCGCTGCGAGGCCGCTCCGGCCTGCTGGGCGTGCTGTCGCTGGCCACGCAGGGCGCGCGCACCCTGGGGCCGGTGGACCTGTCGCTGGCGCAGGAGCTGGCGCGCCGGGCGGGCCTGTCCCTGGAGAACGCCCGCCTGCTGCGCGAGGTGCAGGACGCGGTGCGGCTGCGCGACGAGTTCCTCGTCGTGGCCGCGCACGAGCTGCGCACGCCCTTGACGACGCTGCGCCTGCAGCTCGGCTCGCTGCTGAGCCCCGCCACCCGCGAGCGCCTGGGGGCGATGCCGCCCGAGGTGGAGACGCGGCTGGAGCGGAGCATGCGCCAGGTGCTGCGGCTGGGCACGCTGGTGGAGGGCCTGCTGGACGTGTCCCGGCTGGGCGCCGGGGACGTGGTGTTGTCCCTGGAGCGTTTCGAGCTGGCGGAGCTGGTGTCGGAGGTGGTGGAGCGCTACGGCGCGGAGGCGGCGGCGGCGGGCAGCCCGGTGCGCCTGACGTGCGAAGCCGGCCTGTGGGGCCGCTGGGACCGGCTGCGGGTGGAGCAGGCGGTGGCGGCGCTGGTGTCCAACGCGCTGAAGTTCGCGCCGGGACACCCGGTGGAGGTGGCGGTGACGCGCGTGGGGCGCATGGGCCGGGTTCAAGTGGATGACAGAGGGATTGGAATCACCGAGGACCAGGTGAAGCACATCTTCGAGCGCTTCGGGCGGGCGGTAAGCTCCCGCTCCTACGGGGGCCTGGGCCTGGGCCTGTACCTGGTCCGGCGCTCCGCGGAGGCGCACGGGGGCCGGGCCTGGGCAGGGCCTCGCGAAGGGGGTGGAGCGCGCTTCACCCTGGACTTGCCGTTGGAAAAGGAGAGGCGTGAGTGAGCCGGCCGTTGCTGGTGGTGGATGACGACGCGGACCTGCGCGAAGCCCTGGAGGAGGTGCTTCGGGACGCGGGCTATACGGTGCTGGGGGCCAGCAACGGCAAGCATGCCCTGGAGGTGCTGGGGGCCGCGGCGGAGCTGCCGGGGCTCGTCCTCCTGGACATGATGATGCCCGTCATGGACGGCGGTGCCTTCGCCCGGGCCATGCGGCAGGTGCAGGCCTGGCGCGACATCCCGGTGCTCGTCTTCTCCGCGTCCGCCAACGCGCGCCAGGTCGCCGATGAAATCGGCGCCTGCGGACACCTGCGCAAACCCGTGGACGTGGAGACGCTGCTGGACGCCGTCGGCCGCCACCTGACGCTGTAGCGCGAGCAGGCGGAGCCTGGTTGACGCCCCGGACGGCGAGCCCCCGCGCGGGGTGGTGGCCCTCCTGGACGGCGAGCGCGGCAGCTCCCGGCTGGCGCCTGCTGGCGCTCCTGGCGCGGCTGGCCTCCCACGGGCGGGTGGACCGGCCGCTGGAGCGCCGCCAGGCCGCCCAGGCGCCCTGCGTCCTGGAGGCGTTGGGAGCGGTGCGCTGAGTCAGGCGCCGGCGCGGCCCCAGGTCTCCCACGCGCCCAGGTCCCGGTAGCCCAGGCGCTGGTACAGGGGCCGGGCCTCCGGCGTCGCCTGGAGCACCGCGGCCGCCATGCCCCGGGCCCGCGCCTGGTGGTGCAGCCCGCGCATCACCTGCGCGGCCAGCCCCCGGCCCCGGGCCTCCGGCACCGTGGCCACCATGTAGATGCCGGCCGTGTCCCCGACGTCCAGCGCCGTGCCGCACGCGAGGGGCGCGCCCGCCTCCTTCGCGACCAGCGTGTGCACCGGCAGCCGCGGCGGCCGCAGCCACACGTCGAGCTGCCCGCCCAGCGCGCTCCAGGTCCGCTTGTTGATGGCGACCAGGTCGTCCTGCGTCTCGGAGGACTCCAGGGCGAGCCCGGGCGGGGCGTCCGGCGCGTCGCCCAGCGTAAGGCCCATGGCGTCCAGCTGGACCGCGTCCGGGCGGAAGCCGGCGTCCGCCAGCACCCGCGGCCCTCGGTGTCCCCCGGCAGCACCACGACGCGCCAGGTGGCGATGCCCAGGCCCCGGAAGAAGGCCTCCAGGGCCGGGAGGGCGGCGCCGAGCGCCCCCGCGTCCTGGAAGAAGGCCTGCTGGGCCCGCGGGTGCTCCGGGTGCTCCGGCAGGCAGAAGGCGTCCACGCCGGGCAGCCCCAGGTGGCGCAGCGGGCCCCGCGTCCGCTGCAGGTGCCTGAAGGCGATGACGTTGGTCCGCAGGCGCGCGCTCAGCTCGGCATTCGTCATGGGCGCGCCGGAGCGTAGGCGCGCTCCGCCCGGCGGAGAACAGACGCCGCGCTCAAAACCGCGCACCCGCGCGCGGGGAGGATTAGGGTGCGGGGGCACTCATGAGCAGCCCGCGCTTCTACGCCTTCGACCCTCGCGCCACCCGCATCGCCCTGTTCGTGGGGGCCTGCGTGCTGGCCGTCCTCACCGCCTGGGCCCTGGCGGATGCCCGCGCCGAGGGCGGCGTCCAGTCCATGGCCCGCGCGGGCGTCTCCGCGGGCCTGATGTTGACCTTCCTGGTGTCCTTCCAGCGCCTGCGGCCCCGCACGGGCTGGGGCGTCACGGTGGACGCGCGGGGCGTGCGGGTGGCCCGGCCCTTCAGCCAGCGGGCGCTGGACCTGCACTGGGGGCAGATTGACCACGTGCGCCGGATTGGCCGCAAGGGGAGCGTGCTCGCCCTGTTCCTCAAGGAGGAAGGCCGGGTGCTCGTCACCCGGCATCTCTTCGCCCGGAAGGCTGTTTTCGAGGAGTTGATCTCGGCGCTGGAGGACCGCCTCCCGCCGCCCCGTTTCGACGCCTGAACACCCCGCTTCCCGGGGCGGCCTCCCAGGCAGGCGGCCAGGCGGATTTCACGAATGTTTACGCAGCCTTGCGAGTCCTCGTTAACCTTG
Proteins encoded in this window:
- a CDS encoding response regulator — protein: MSGGERPILLVEDNPDDVDLTLRAFKRAGVSRRVDVVTDGVEALDYLFCRAGHAARAGQPPPAVVLLDLKLPRLDGHEVLRHIRADPRTRLLPVVILSSSVEEEDVVRGYGGGANSYVRKPVSYTEFVEAARQLGLYWLALDHGAPVEPFPGARG
- a CDS encoding ATP-binding protein, whose product is MADSDPQRYRRLLLRSMALPAALALLLAGLLFWQVSALLAANSAAASSDAVLADAVRVRQLLVDRETGVRGFLLTGEPVFLSALAREVAAELARAEPGRDTTFDIAPGMTTRGDARLLRVVLENLLGNAWKFTSQRSGGHIAFFVTSGVGRPRYCVRDNGVGFDMAYAGKLFTPFQRLHQVGEFPGTGIGLATVQRIIHRHGGDLSVEAAPGVGAASCFALEVAQP
- a CDS encoding GNAT family N-acetyltransferase → MLADAGFRPDAVQLDAMGLTLGDAPDAPPGLALESSETQDDLVAINKRTWSALGGQLDVWLRPPRLPVHTLVAKEAGAPLACGTALDVGDTAGIYMVATVPEARGRGLAAQVMRGLHHQARARGMAAAVLQATPEARPLYQRLGYRDLGAWETWGRAGA
- a CDS encoding ATP-binding protein; protein product: MRPVRVLVVEDNPDDEVLMLRELRRAGFLPETRRVQSAESLRAALVEQDWDIILSDFCMPRFTALEVLKVLKATGLDIPVIVVSGSIGEDEAVEAMKAGARDYFAKGRLTRLAAAVERELAEARARRERARAELDRGLLAQASEVLVEPLDLEERLSRLAWVPVPRVADLCVIFLHEERRGGLRISAVAHRDEAIRSHLWEMDRRFPLTSAVEAGPLRVLSTAEPELVVDLQAARVSVTSSPEHQRALDALGLRSALSVPLRGRSGLLGVLSLATQGARTLGPVDLSLAQELARRAGLSLENARLLREVQDAVRLRDEFLVVAAHELRTPLTTLRLQLGSLLSPATRERLGAMPPEVETRLERSMRQVLRLGTLVEGLLDVSRLGAGDVVLSLERFELAELVSEVVERYGAEAAAAGSPVRLTCEAGLWGRWDRLRVEQAVAALVSNALKFAPGHPVEVAVTRVGRMGRVQVDDRGIGITEDQVKHIFERFGRAVSSRSYGGLGLGLYLVRRSAEAHGGRAWAGPREGGGARFTLDLPLEKERRE
- a CDS encoding response regulator, which produces MSRPLLVVDDDADLREALEEVLRDAGYTVLGASNGKHALEVLGAAAELPGLVLLDMMMPVMDGGAFARAMRQVQAWRDIPVLVFSASANARQVADEIGACGHLRKPVDVETLLDAVGRHLTL
- a CDS encoding DUF2378 family protein; this encodes MYAGYESNAGGGAAWELELRRLAATDDDMARGMFFQGTLDVVGFLGGEGAVARCKGVAGIWEINLLHMYPITRFLRMSSTAARLLAPQLDGFEGVLRRMGTQATVDFVASVFGRELMRTASGKPRLLLQSLGEAYLEAVTYGERYPVWTGETSARFIMRRDFMPAAYHEGVLHGVLEAVGAREVRVQGRQVGLLDSEYELSWK